From Anaerohalosphaera lusitana, one genomic window encodes:
- a CDS encoding transposase encodes MPRQKRIAKGNIVYHVLNRANGRLRIFKKDDDFRAFEQILAEAAERFDMRICGYCIMSNHWHLVLWPRADGDLSAFMKWLTGTHSHRWHAAHRTVGIGHLYQGRYKSFPVQDDTYYLTLMRYVESNPLRAKLVKRSADYLWSSLANRLGKDSPLELSDGPMPLPRRWTKLVDGAADLPEDEIKTCIQRGRPFGDSDWTHQTAKALSLESSLRPRGRPRKTTPN; translated from the coding sequence ATGCCAAGACAAAAACGCATCGCAAAAGGAAACATCGTCTACCACGTGCTCAACCGCGCCAACGGCCGCCTGCGTATATTCAAAAAGGACGACGACTTCCGCGCTTTCGAGCAGATCCTCGCCGAAGCCGCCGAACGCTTCGACATGCGAATCTGCGGCTACTGCATCATGTCCAACCACTGGCACCTCGTCCTCTGGCCGCGCGCCGACGGCGACCTCTCCGCCTTCATGAAATGGCTCACCGGCACACACTCTCACCGCTGGCATGCCGCCCACCGCACAGTCGGCATCGGCCACCTCTACCAGGGCCGCTACAAAAGCTTCCCCGTCCAGGACGACACCTACTACCTCACCCTCATGCGTTACGTCGAAAGCAACCCGCTCCGCGCAAAACTCGTCAAACGTAGCGCCGACTACCTCTGGAGCTCACTCGCCAACCGCCTCGGCAAAGACTCACCCCTGGAACTAAGCGATGGCCCGATGCCCCTTCCCCGCAGATGGACAAAGCTCGTCGACGGCGCTGCGGACCTGCCCGAAGACGAAATCAAAACCTGCATCCAGCGCGGCCGACCCTTCGGCGACTCCGACTGGACCCACCAAACAGCAAAAGCCCTCTCCCTCGAATCCTCCCTCCGCCCCAGAGGCCGCCCCCGCAAAACAACCCCTAACTAA
- a CDS encoding 2-hydroxyacid dehydrogenase, protein MKVAVFSTKPYDQRYFSNTNDGFGHEFTFFEEKLDMNTVRLANGHGGVCVFVNDVLDRDVLKQLADQGIKLVALRCAGFNNVDIEAAEEFGMHVVRVPAYSPHAVAEHTITLILALNRRINKSHARIREGNFALDGLMGFDLNDHPVGIVGTGKIGEIVARILHGFGCKLYAFDPKPSPVCEELGVEYVSLDELFQKSYIVTLHCPLMPQTHHIIDAEAISKMQECVMLINTSRGALIDTKAVIDGLKSRKIGYLGIDVYEEEGDLFFKDLSDEIIQDDQFARLLMFPNVMVTAHQAFFTHQAVQAIADTTLQNISEIEKGERCENEVTSELVKS, encoded by the coding sequence ATGAAAGTTGCAGTATTCAGTACGAAGCCTTATGACCAGAGATATTTTAGCAATACCAATGATGGTTTTGGTCATGAGTTTACGTTTTTTGAAGAGAAGCTGGACATGAATACCGTTCGGCTCGCTAACGGGCACGGGGGTGTTTGTGTTTTTGTCAACGATGTGCTCGACCGGGATGTGCTGAAGCAGCTAGCGGATCAGGGGATTAAGCTGGTTGCGCTTCGGTGTGCGGGCTTTAACAATGTGGACATAGAGGCCGCGGAGGAATTCGGCATGCACGTGGTGAGGGTTCCGGCTTATTCGCCGCATGCGGTGGCTGAGCATACTATCACGCTGATACTTGCGCTTAACAGGCGGATAAATAAATCACATGCGCGGATACGCGAAGGCAATTTTGCGCTGGACGGACTGATGGGGTTCGACCTTAATGACCATCCGGTGGGCATCGTTGGGACGGGTAAGATCGGGGAGATCGTGGCGCGGATACTGCACGGTTTCGGCTGTAAGCTGTACGCGTTCGATCCTAAGCCGAGCCCTGTGTGTGAAGAGCTTGGCGTGGAGTATGTGTCGCTGGATGAGCTGTTTCAGAAATCATATATCGTTACGCTGCACTGTCCGCTGATGCCGCAGACGCATCATATTATCGATGCTGAGGCAATCAGCAAGATGCAGGAATGCGTGATGCTGATCAATACCAGCCGGGGGGCGCTGATCGACACGAAGGCGGTCATCGACGGGCTCAAAAGCAGGAAGATCGGTTACCTGGGGATCGATGTGTATGAGGAAGAAGGCGATCTGTTCTTCAAGGATCTTTCCGATGAGATCATACAGGATGATCAGTTCGCGAGGCTGCTGATGTTCCCGAATGTGATGGTGACGGCTCACCAGGCGTTCTTTACTCATCAGGCGGTGCAGGCGATAGCGGATACGACGCTGCAGAATATTTCGGAGATCGAAAAGGGTGAGCGCTGTGAGAATGAAGTGACGTCTGAGCTGGTCAAGAGTTAG
- a CDS encoding FAD-dependent oxidoreductase, with translation MKLVTKYFTAFAVSVLILLFSGCSSSINASGQSSNMGRPVYYQQVEPGEPKVVECDVAVYGGTTAGVTAAIQAADCGKKVVLFSFNRHVGGMTSGGLTATDVGDNKSIGGLARRFYERIGRIKDFSPSRAESLYRTMLDEAGVKVLLGRCLVSAELRNGRLVSIVMETGETVKAEVFVDSTYEGDLFAAANVSYYVGREPAGAYGESLAGKWQKVSYQNVYEFCGLQLSPYVVPDVPKSGLLPEISLEPAGTPGDGDLKVQAYNFRMYLTNKDGKIPFYKPKGYDPHRYALLGRFLNLDPGIRWTLNYTRRPMTDGPVQMRNGDSNNAGSFSSDYIGGNYRWPDGTYKPLSFDELPAPRRGLPMPMHELYELREQIFQDHVEYQQGLMYFLANDPQVPEKLQERVNQFGLDPDEFVETGYWPHQLYVREGRRMVSDYVMTQANCESKRTVKDSVGLASYPMDSHFCQRSVVEVDGKVTVRNDGNFGKPCPAPYPVSYRSIVPKKNECQNLLVPVCLSSSHVAYGSIRMEPVFMILGQSAGQAAALAADNNIAVQDVPYEKLRPSLIEDGQILEN, from the coding sequence ATGAAGCTGGTTACTAAGTATTTTACAGCCTTTGCGGTTTCGGTCCTGATTTTATTGTTTTCTGGGTGCAGTTCTTCTATCAACGCATCCGGTCAGAGTTCGAATATGGGCAGGCCGGTTTATTATCAGCAGGTTGAGCCCGGCGAGCCTAAGGTGGTCGAATGTGATGTGGCGGTTTACGGCGGGACGACCGCAGGCGTTACCGCGGCGATACAGGCTGCTGATTGTGGTAAAAAGGTAGTGTTGTTTTCGTTTAACCGGCATGTAGGTGGGATGACCTCGGGGGGATTGACCGCGACGGACGTGGGCGATAATAAATCCATAGGCGGGTTGGCAAGGCGGTTTTATGAACGCATCGGCAGAATCAAAGATTTCAGTCCTTCGCGGGCCGAATCCTTGTACAGGACGATGCTTGACGAAGCGGGTGTAAAGGTGTTGCTCGGCAGGTGTCTTGTATCCGCGGAACTTAGAAACGGTCGGTTGGTTTCAATTGTCATGGAAACAGGTGAGACGGTCAAGGCAGAAGTGTTTGTCGATTCCACATATGAGGGGGATCTGTTCGCGGCGGCGAATGTGTCGTATTATGTCGGGCGAGAGCCCGCGGGGGCTTACGGTGAGTCGCTTGCTGGAAAATGGCAGAAGGTCTCATATCAAAATGTTTACGAGTTTTGCGGGTTACAATTGAGCCCCTATGTGGTTCCGGATGTTCCAAAATCAGGGCTGCTTCCTGAGATATCTCTTGAACCCGCTGGGACCCCGGGTGATGGGGATTTGAAAGTTCAGGCTTACAACTTTCGAATGTATTTGACGAATAAGGACGGCAAGATTCCGTTCTATAAGCCGAAGGGGTATGATCCCCACAGGTATGCATTGCTTGGGCGATTTTTGAATCTTGATCCGGGTATCCGGTGGACGCTGAATTACACTAGGCGTCCGATGACGGACGGGCCTGTTCAGATGAGGAACGGAGACAGTAATAACGCGGGGAGCTTTTCTTCAGACTATATTGGGGGCAATTATCGCTGGCCGGACGGCACTTACAAGCCCCTTTCTTTTGATGAACTCCCTGCACCAAGGCGGGGTTTGCCGATGCCCATGCACGAATTGTACGAACTACGTGAGCAGATTTTCCAGGACCATGTCGAGTATCAGCAGGGACTGATGTACTTTTTGGCGAACGATCCGCAGGTTCCGGAGAAGCTGCAGGAGAGGGTTAACCAATTCGGGCTCGATCCTGATGAGTTTGTGGAAACGGGTTACTGGCCTCACCAGCTTTATGTGCGGGAAGGCCGTCGCATGGTTTCCGATTATGTGATGACCCAGGCGAACTGTGAATCAAAGAGAACGGTTAAGGATTCAGTCGGTCTGGCGTCTTATCCAATGGATTCTCATTTTTGTCAACGTTCAGTAGTAGAAGTAGATGGAAAAGTAACTGTCCGTAATGATGGCAATTTCGGAAAGCCATGCCCCGCGCCCTACCCGGTTTCGTACCGCTCGATTGTGCCGAAAAAAAACGAATGCCAAAATCTGCTGGTTCCGGTTTGTCTTTCATCATCACATGTAGCATACGGTTCGATCCGCATGGAGCCGGTTTTTATGATTCTGGGGCAAAGTGCGGGCCAAGCCGCGGCACTGGCGGCAGACAACAATATTGCCGTTCAGGATGTTCCTTACGAAAAGCTGAGACCAAGTCTGATCGAAGACGGCCAGATTTTAGAAAATTAG
- a CDS encoding RHS repeat-associated core domain-containing protein translates to MYGNYIDEPLMTSDTATDLYYAHDHLYSTAALIDTAGNVVERYEYNAYGKATVYNADYTQSWQKPQKENPYLYTGRRLDILDGGSLKLQYSRHRYYDPQTGRFLQKDPLGIVPDANKNSPLAATRQYSDGMNLYNYTSASPITSTDPDGLIRKFICCKQWQIGVN, encoded by the coding sequence GTGTATGGCAACTACATCGACGAGCCTCTCATGACCAGCGACACCGCCACGGACCTCTACTACGCCCACGATCACCTCTACAGCACCGCCGCCCTGATCGACACCGCAGGCAACGTCGTCGAACGCTATGAATACAACGCATACGGCAAAGCAACCGTCTACAACGCCGACTACACGCAGAGCTGGCAAAAACCGCAAAAGGAAAATCCGTACTTGTACACAGGCCGACGCCTGGATATACTAGACGGCGGCTCTTTGAAATTACAATATTCCCGCCACCGATACTACGACCCCCAAACCGGCCGTTTCCTGCAAAAGGACCCGCTGGGGATCGTGCCAGATGCCAACAAGAATAGTCCGCTAGCAGCTACCCGACAGTATTCTGATGGTATGAATTTATATAATTATACCAGTGCTAGCCCAATCACAAGTACAGATCCCGATGGTTTAATTCGCAAGTTTATTTGTTGCAAACAGTGGCAGATCGGGGTGAATTAA
- a CDS encoding amidohydrolase family protein has protein sequence MPSRIIDFHTHAFPDAVAERAMANLQSGATGVEAYLDGTVADLLRSMDAAGIEKSFICTIATRPGQFEGVLTWCDSIRSDRILPFPSLHPKDDDKPQKIQQIAREGFHGVKLHPFYQNFYANDPRMREIYDNICTSQLVLLLHCGYDIAFPRERRVDPAKIRDLAQNWPDLKLVAAHMGGWDAWDEVEQLILGRNIYMDISFTFRSLGVQKTADLIRRHGPQKVLFGTDSPWNDQSQELKLLRDTNLPQADLDLILSQNALRLLDI, from the coding sequence GTGCCTTCACGTATAATAGATTTCCACACACACGCATTCCCCGACGCGGTAGCCGAAAGGGCCATGGCCAACCTGCAGAGCGGCGCAACAGGCGTAGAAGCATACCTTGACGGCACGGTCGCCGACCTCTTACGCTCAATGGACGCCGCAGGCATCGAAAAAAGCTTCATCTGCACCATAGCAACCCGCCCCGGCCAGTTCGAAGGCGTCCTAACTTGGTGCGACTCCATACGTTCCGACAGGATCCTCCCTTTCCCTTCCCTGCATCCGAAAGATGACGACAAACCCCAAAAGATCCAGCAGATCGCCCGCGAAGGCTTCCACGGCGTCAAGCTCCATCCCTTCTACCAGAACTTCTACGCAAACGACCCCCGCATGCGTGAAATCTACGACAATATCTGCACTTCCCAACTCGTCCTGCTTTTGCACTGCGGCTACGACATCGCATTTCCCCGTGAAAGAAGGGTGGACCCCGCAAAGATCCGCGACCTGGCCCAAAACTGGCCCGATCTCAAGCTCGTCGCCGCCCACATGGGTGGCTGGGACGCATGGGACGAAGTAGAGCAGCTCATCCTCGGCCGCAACATATATATGGATATCTCTTTCACCTTCCGGTCACTCGGCGTACAAAAAACAGCCGACCTGATCCGCAGACACGGCCCCCAAAAGGTCCTCTTCGGCACCGACAGCCCCTGGAACGACCAGTCGCAGGAGCTAAAACTGTTGCGTGACACAAACCTCCCCCAGGCGGACCTGGACCTGATCTTATCCCAAAACGCCCTCCGTTTGCTGGACATCTGA
- a CDS encoding symporter small accessory protein: MFGIESKGVLLAYLLCIVSTLICVVYGLITWNRGDEEVEPDDVQWAQEEASIEEEF; the protein is encoded by the coding sequence ATGTTTGGGATCGAGAGTAAAGGCGTTTTACTGGCATACCTTTTATGCATCGTAAGTACACTCATATGCGTAGTTTACGGCCTCATCACCTGGAATCGCGGCGACGAAGAGGTCGAGCCCGACGATGTACAGTGGGCTCAGGAAGAGGCCAGTATCGAGGAAGAATTCTAA
- a CDS encoding family 16 glycoside hydrolase, whose product MYQSAKSHRQGSSRRDFIKSVLYASPLVMLGSDFVFGERTIEPLFEPKKIRPGKKIRAAQVGVFHRGGQVLDSFKRYGQQVEFKAFADVLFTDPDSKMRGFEGVPCYRDYREMMEEMHDEIDAVIVCTPDHSHFPAVAHAMLLGKHVYVEKPLAQNAYECRLLEKLAKSTGVVTQLGNQGHSGAGTFQFGDWVDAGLIKNVKKIDAWMVKSRRWHGWTITEYPDVVPPVGYDWDQWLSRRPFRPHSERMTGGNWRCWYEFGCGCMGDWGAHILDAIHRYLKLGQPYEVTTETYGESDLYYPQGSVITFKFKQREGMPPLELRWFDGQGHYPDKIPAGYKDKMGNVGSLIYSEDFTIRGHSHGARYEIIDEAKAEAVKKSGKQPPFRKNLSNHYKNFLNACQGIEEANSRFEVGAPLSEMLCLGCVGQKYPGTLKYDAKTMTITNNAEANKMLRGPEVRDIWDAYDKGKPAKSKKSLIKRPGQAKWEGLVDDGMSKWQNPYEWGEYEVVDGEVHLTSDKGKWFLLTDKEYANFVFEAEIKMPVKKGNSGFLFRCQKKKNKAWGYQAEVDTSDRKWSGGLYDEGRRRWFVSPNRDHASGKEQQESIAAFRKRAGDCFKQGQWNKYRIECMGPNIKIYVNDVLTTDVQDQWDIAGYIGLQHHGEKGLTYKFRNVRIKDLGAGGEVYYPHREEAARRAAASGAVENTLPGDVYEAESVVLGGGTKVADNQKGYQGKGFADFGGAGSFAHFDNVLADKTGTFKLTFRYAASDNNRACNLVVNGKKVGVVKFPSTNDWTTWKTLDVNAKLEKGGNSIKVVAIKSGPNLDAMAVNKA is encoded by the coding sequence ATGTATCAGAGTGCAAAATCTCACCGTCAGGGTTCTTCACGTCGGGATTTTATCAAGAGCGTTCTTTATGCGTCGCCGCTGGTGATGCTTGGTTCTGATTTCGTATTCGGCGAGAGGACCATTGAGCCGTTGTTCGAACCGAAGAAGATTCGGCCGGGCAAAAAGATCCGTGCGGCACAGGTTGGGGTGTTTCATCGGGGCGGTCAGGTTCTGGATTCGTTCAAAAGATACGGGCAGCAGGTAGAGTTCAAGGCATTTGCAGACGTTCTGTTTACCGATCCTGATTCGAAGATGCGGGGCTTTGAGGGTGTGCCGTGCTATAGGGACTATCGCGAGATGATGGAAGAGATGCACGATGAGATCGACGCGGTAATCGTGTGTACGCCGGACCATTCGCATTTTCCGGCTGTGGCGCATGCGATGCTGCTGGGTAAGCACGTGTATGTTGAAAAGCCTTTGGCGCAGAACGCTTATGAGTGCCGGCTGCTGGAGAAGCTTGCGAAGTCAACAGGCGTTGTGACGCAGCTTGGTAACCAGGGGCATTCGGGTGCGGGGACGTTCCAGTTTGGTGACTGGGTCGATGCGGGGCTGATCAAGAACGTGAAGAAGATCGATGCGTGGATGGTGAAGAGCCGTCGCTGGCACGGGTGGACGATCACTGAATATCCGGATGTCGTTCCGCCGGTCGGTTATGACTGGGATCAGTGGCTGAGCAGGCGTCCGTTCAGGCCTCACAGTGAAAGGATGACGGGTGGAAACTGGCGATGCTGGTATGAGTTCGGCTGCGGGTGCATGGGTGACTGGGGTGCTCATATCCTCGATGCGATCCACAGGTATCTCAAGCTGGGTCAGCCTTATGAGGTTACTACGGAGACTTACGGTGAAAGCGATCTGTATTATCCGCAGGGTTCCGTGATCACGTTCAAGTTCAAGCAGCGCGAGGGTATGCCTCCGCTGGAGCTGAGATGGTTCGACGGGCAGGGGCATTATCCGGACAAGATACCGGCAGGTTACAAGGATAAGATGGGCAATGTGGGTTCGCTGATATACAGTGAGGACTTTACGATCCGCGGGCACAGTCATGGTGCACGTTATGAGATCATCGACGAGGCGAAGGCTGAAGCTGTCAAGAAATCGGGCAAACAGCCGCCATTCAGGAAGAACCTGTCCAACCACTACAAGAACTTTTTGAACGCATGTCAGGGTATCGAAGAGGCTAATTCGCGGTTTGAGGTTGGTGCTCCACTTTCCGAGATGCTGTGTCTGGGTTGTGTGGGTCAGAAGTATCCGGGGACGCTCAAGTATGATGCGAAGACGATGACGATCACCAACAACGCAGAAGCGAACAAGATGCTTAGGGGTCCTGAGGTTCGCGATATCTGGGATGCTTACGATAAGGGCAAGCCGGCCAAGTCGAAGAAGTCGCTTATCAAGCGGCCGGGGCAGGCGAAGTGGGAAGGCCTGGTCGATGACGGCATGAGCAAATGGCAGAACCCGTATGAATGGGGTGAGTATGAGGTGGTTGACGGCGAGGTTCATCTGACTTCGGATAAGGGCAAGTGGTTCTTGCTGACGGATAAAGAATACGCCAACTTCGTCTTTGAGGCTGAGATCAAGATGCCGGTTAAGAAAGGCAACTCGGGATTTTTGTTCCGCTGTCAGAAGAAAAAGAACAAGGCGTGGGGCTATCAGGCAGAGGTTGATACGAGCGACCGCAAGTGGTCGGGCGGGCTTTATGACGAGGGCAGACGCCGATGGTTCGTTTCGCCCAATCGCGATCATGCAAGCGGGAAAGAGCAGCAGGAGTCTATTGCCGCATTCAGGAAGAGAGCGGGCGACTGCTTCAAGCAGGGGCAGTGGAACAAGTACCGCATCGAGTGCATGGGGCCGAACATCAAGATCTATGTGAATGATGTTCTGACGACCGATGTTCAGGATCAGTGGGATATTGCGGGTTATATAGGGCTTCAGCATCATGGCGAGAAGGGGCTTACGTATAAGTTCCGCAACGTTCGGATCAAGGACCTTGGTGCGGGCGGTGAGGTATATTATCCGCACCGCGAAGAGGCCGCACGCCGGGCCGCTGCTTCGGGAGCTGTTGAGAATACGCTGCCGGGCGATGTTTATGAGGCGGAGTCTGTGGTACTCGGCGGCGGGACCAAAGTTGCCGACAACCAGAAGGGTTATCAGGGTAAAGGATTTGCCGACTTTGGCGGGGCCGGGTCTTTCGCGCATTTCGATAATGTTCTGGCGGATAAGACGGGCACTTTCAAGCTGACGTTCAGGTATGCTGCGAGTGATAACAACAGGGCGTGTAATCTTGTGGTCAACGGCAAGAAGGTCGGGGTTGTCAAGTTCCCGTCGACCAACGACTGGACGACCTGGAAGACGCTGGATGTTAATGCGAAGCTTGAGAAAGGCGGCAACTCGATCAAAGTTGTGGCTATCAAATCTGGTCCGAATCTGGACGCTATGGCAGTGAATAAGGCATAA